A stretch of Myxococcus hansupus DNA encodes these proteins:
- a CDS encoding non-ribosomal peptide synthetase, producing the protein MSQVDGEGQDSAMTSEESIEDIYELAPMQHGMLFHALLEPGAGMYVEQLSCEVRGVLPIDRWKEAWQHVVARHPILRSGFLWEGLEKPLQVVAVEAEVPWRIEDIRHVPAEAQQRWIDDFLREDRLQGFDLGTPPLIRCALIRLDDARHLFVWTYHHLLLDGWCFSIVLREVLGAFEEGVASLPPAARPYRDYITWLQEQDPTRAESFWRERLQGFKQPTPLPFTERQDASGPSGDTQPEVTQRLSPELTARLTGFAKSHRLTLNTLVQGAWALVLARATGTDDVIFGVTVSGRPADLAGSESIVGLFINTLPLRARLDGTAPVATFLSGLQTEQGAVEPYSYASLADIQHWSEAPKDRPLFESILVFENYPLDASTLLPRSGLTISSVNTHDRISYPLALVAIPGESLELRVMYAADAFSRPMAERIARLLAAALESLPDAKTVDDVDLMDEAAQRVLAEWGQHPRGYDVTGPVMARLERAAPDATAVVGLNGQAISYRELDRRAERVARHLRQLGAGRERIVGVCIGRSVEMVVALLGVLKAGAAYLPLDPHYPAERLAYIVADAAPVAILNTGADSIAATGVPRLDVSRILTETEPSDVPALEPARLDDLAYVIYTSGSTGAPKGVLVTHRNLMNLVSWHTEAFGLTAKDRTTQLAGTAFDAAVWEIWPTLAAGATLHLVPPELSSAPADLANWLVAQQISISFLPTVVAEAVLALPWPSHCSLRFVLTGGDRLHATPPAGLPFQLVNNYGPTETTVVATSGTVAPKATTGLPSIGRPVANARIYILDRQRRPVLPGVVGELYIGGAGVTRGYLNRPELNAERFVVDPFAGVPEARMYASGDFARFLPDGTLAFHGRADRQVQIRGVRVEPGEIEAALAAHPDVTAAAVVSEAQRQNGDVRLIAFAASDVVPQPDAAGLTQYLATKLPAALVPSRVIVIDRLPLTPNGKVDTAALEARAVETQPQVASAAPRTPHEEILAGIWSAVLGQERVGIHDDFFDLGGHSLKATQVIARTREAFGVDIPVRAIFERRTIAQLAETLSGQGTAVESIPRVELTGDTPVAPGQESLWFIDALGGNSAAYNVPLVLRLQGTLDGSALARTLQLLVERHEALRSTFHDRGGTPVLRVQAPAASVLVSEDVSPAHLEARIAEGVSAPFSLTDGPLFRARHFRLAPDSHVLVLNQHHIIADAWSVGVLLREFCIVYASLVGGTEPVLPPLPVRYADWAAWQRQRLESGRLDESIAFWRDALKDAPTVLPLPTDRPRPERQRFHGKTHGFVLEAPLGQRLEALSRSSGASLFMTLLGAFAAYLGRISGQEDVVIGSPVANRDRHETEGVVGYFLNTLALRVDLSGDPTFSELLLRVRKAALDAYAHQDVPFEKLVAALELPRGMAHNPLFQVMFVLQGQSGGELQLPGVRAEIQAPESSTSKFDLTFFVEPREDGLACSIEYDTDLFDADRVERMAAHLGRLLQAIAEEPELHTSELPLLSNEERRLYADLNRTERVYTGRTLPELFERQAQKTPDAVALEHHGESRTYRQLNEAAEALADRLGALGVGPGARVSICLDRSVNALVALLAVLKAGGAYVPLDPAYPPERLRYMLEDANPRVLLTEKKYSGLLPSQGLTQVLLDDTEAPAAKSPRPRVEPHHLAYVLYTSGSTGKPKGVAMPHRALVNLIEWQTEQARPLRTLQFAPLNFDVSFQETFSTWCSGGTLVLIDEGTRRDPDALAEFLDSARVQRLFLPAVALHHLAQAALRTEHRVPGLAEVITAGDQLRITDPIRRWFQEGGKRLHNHYGPTESHVVTAHELEGDARHWPGLPSIGRPIANAAVHLLDANQRPVPVGVPGELYLAGTCLAEGYLSRPDLTAERFVDLPLSPPVRAYRTGDLGRLTREGTVEFLGRADDQVKIRGFRVEPGEIERALCAHPDVRDAAVIVDGDATREKRLVAYVVPETAPLAALPDFLARDLPEYMVPALFVPLPELPRTPSGKVARRALPAPVAPAQAESTFEPPRTPMEVAVARAFEQVLGRGAVGREQDFFQLGGHSLLAMQVVARIRGDVDAEFRVSDLFEHPTIAALSRLLDARQGSQTLTRSRIEPAPEGADIPLSFSQERLWFLNQLFPENSAYNLPMALRLTGALDADAFRESLADIVQRHPVLGMRFVERNGGVWQEPRPQRTVPFEQVTLGATSPEALRGLIDAEAARPFDLSNGPLFRAKLFRLGDTEHVVVATLHHTVGDGWSISVLARELSLLYAGRVSGQPVSLSPLTVDYLDYAYQQRRHLQGEVLAQRLDHWRQVLRGAPSALDLPMDRPRPAKASMRGATERISLGHALSGAIEALSLRTGGTSFMVLLGGFAAYLARITGQEDIVIGTPVANRDHAELEPLIGFFVGTLPLRVDLSGDPTFEELVTRARGTALDAFAYQDVPLEKIVEAVNVERSLSHAPLFQVMLALQNTPAGQLSLPGLTLEPMALELGTSKFDLSLSFEPTPEGLTGVIEYSTDLFDAWRIQAMVRQLTGFLTRLVATPHARISEVDLLSDGEHAALSPRAPEPMPRLPAVHQVIEEQARKTPEAIAVEAEDGALTYAALEARANAVAQALVRRGVTPGALVALAVERSAGMMAGLLGILKAGAAYVPLDPAYPRERLAFMLEDSGAHLVITQAHLADTFASAEVLVLSEDTQDTFDARSGDLAYCLFTSGSTGQPKGVLIEHPSLANHMQWMAEALPLSPTDRVLQRTSLSFDASVWELFAPLMAGARLVLAPKGLTADTEHLVRVLQERGITVLQLVPSLLTALVEEPGLESVSTLRRVCVGGEPLPSATVRKLFSRSKAEVWNFYGPTEATIEAVVHRCDPDSVGVHGPTEPIGRPILQMEALVLDAKLRPVPVGVPGELYLAGPGLARGYLKRPELTASRFIEHTFPGGPTLRMYRTGDVVRRTPDGTLLFVGRADRQVKLRGHRIELGEVEAAIARHPSVRDAAALVRGTGGDARLVAFVTSQDAATRPEAAELRAFVEQQLTASMVPGQFVFLEDLPHAPNGKVDHRELAAMPIDEARVTRPEGLPRDAMELETVRLFEEVLGMRAVGIHDSFFDLGGHSMLALKLKLAVEKRLNRPFPLVSLFQNPTPAQLAKVLRTGDAKASPLVPLTPAAHAMMSPAAEPSAAPSTPVLYLIPGGGSTPFYLLSLARHLEGAAVFGLQPQGLDGEAPPHETVEAIATWYADAIIAVQPQGPYSIGGHSLGGHIAYELAQELQARGKVVSVVAMLDTVAPFPEATQPLSNNWDTAQWMVHLGGVMEGFFNVKLDLVLPDIQAMDEDQRLRFFVTRLQAVAVLPEGAQPSHVQGILNVARAHDGLNYRPRRTLPVPLVVFRAEDRSDPHRAELDALLEDTTLGWSRFTNTDCASHPVPGTHLSLIRDPHAAVLARHLLPHLPRPTPAP; encoded by the coding sequence ATGAGCCAGGTGGACGGTGAGGGGCAGGACAGCGCCATGACGTCAGAAGAGTCGATTGAGGACATCTACGAGCTCGCCCCCATGCAGCACGGCATGCTCTTCCACGCGCTGCTGGAGCCCGGCGCGGGCATGTACGTGGAGCAACTGAGCTGCGAGGTCCGAGGCGTCCTGCCCATCGACCGTTGGAAAGAGGCCTGGCAGCACGTCGTCGCCAGGCACCCCATCCTTCGCTCGGGCTTCCTCTGGGAGGGCCTGGAGAAGCCGCTCCAGGTCGTCGCGGTGGAGGCCGAGGTCCCCTGGCGCATCGAGGACATCCGCCACGTGCCGGCGGAGGCGCAGCAGCGGTGGATTGACGACTTCCTGCGCGAGGACCGGCTCCAGGGTTTCGACCTGGGCACCCCGCCCCTGATTCGCTGCGCGCTGATTCGGCTCGACGACGCGCGCCACCTGTTCGTGTGGACGTACCACCACCTGCTGCTGGACGGATGGTGCTTCTCCATCGTCCTCCGAGAGGTGCTGGGGGCCTTCGAGGAAGGTGTCGCCTCGTTGCCGCCGGCCGCCCGCCCCTACCGCGACTACATCACCTGGCTCCAGGAGCAGGACCCCACCCGCGCGGAGTCGTTCTGGCGCGAGCGGCTCCAGGGCTTCAAGCAGCCCACGCCGCTGCCCTTCACCGAACGGCAGGACGCCAGCGGACCGTCCGGAGACACGCAGCCGGAGGTCACCCAGCGGCTGTCACCGGAGCTGACCGCGCGGCTCACCGGCTTCGCGAAGTCACATCGCCTGACGCTCAACACGCTGGTCCAGGGTGCGTGGGCGCTCGTCCTGGCGAGAGCCACGGGGACCGATGACGTCATCTTCGGCGTGACGGTCTCAGGCCGCCCCGCCGACCTGGCGGGGTCCGAGTCCATCGTCGGGCTCTTCATCAACACCCTGCCCCTGCGCGCGCGGTTGGATGGAACGGCGCCGGTCGCCACGTTCCTGTCGGGGCTTCAGACGGAGCAAGGTGCCGTCGAACCGTACAGCTACGCCTCGCTGGCGGACATCCAGCATTGGTCGGAGGCGCCGAAGGATCGGCCGCTCTTCGAGAGCATCCTGGTGTTCGAGAACTATCCGCTCGACGCCTCGACGCTCCTGCCGCGCAGCGGGCTCACCATCAGCTCCGTCAATACGCACGACCGCATCAGCTATCCGCTGGCGCTGGTCGCCATCCCGGGCGAGTCGCTGGAGCTGCGCGTCATGTACGCGGCAGACGCGTTCTCCCGTCCCATGGCCGAGCGCATCGCGCGGCTGCTGGCCGCCGCGCTCGAGTCGCTGCCGGACGCGAAGACGGTTGACGACGTCGACCTGATGGACGAAGCCGCCCAGCGCGTGCTGGCGGAGTGGGGCCAGCATCCCCGAGGGTATGACGTCACCGGCCCTGTGATGGCCCGGCTGGAACGCGCTGCCCCTGACGCGACCGCCGTGGTCGGCCTCAACGGACAGGCCATCAGCTACCGCGAGCTCGACCGCCGAGCCGAGCGCGTGGCGCGGCACCTCCGTCAGTTGGGCGCAGGGCGGGAGCGCATCGTCGGCGTGTGCATTGGCAGGTCCGTGGAGATGGTGGTGGCGCTCCTGGGCGTGCTCAAGGCCGGAGCGGCCTACCTTCCGCTGGACCCCCACTATCCCGCTGAACGGCTGGCCTACATCGTTGCCGATGCCGCGCCGGTCGCCATCCTCAATACGGGCGCGGACTCCATCGCGGCCACGGGCGTTCCCCGGCTCGACGTCTCGCGAATCCTGACGGAGACGGAGCCGTCCGATGTGCCCGCGCTGGAGCCGGCGCGGCTGGATGACCTGGCCTACGTCATCTACACGTCGGGTTCGACCGGCGCGCCCAAGGGCGTGCTGGTCACCCACCGCAACCTGATGAACCTGGTCTCCTGGCACACGGAGGCCTTTGGACTCACGGCGAAGGACCGGACCACGCAGCTCGCGGGCACCGCGTTCGACGCCGCCGTCTGGGAAATCTGGCCGACGCTCGCGGCGGGCGCCACGCTGCACCTCGTCCCGCCCGAGCTGTCGAGCGCGCCCGCCGACCTGGCCAACTGGCTGGTGGCGCAACAAATCTCCATCAGCTTCCTCCCCACCGTGGTCGCGGAGGCCGTGCTGGCCTTGCCGTGGCCTTCGCACTGCTCGCTGCGTTTCGTGCTCACGGGCGGCGACCGGCTCCACGCCACACCGCCCGCGGGCCTCCCGTTCCAGCTCGTCAACAACTACGGCCCCACCGAGACGACGGTGGTGGCGACGTCTGGGACCGTGGCTCCGAAGGCAACGACAGGACTGCCCTCCATTGGCCGGCCAGTCGCCAACGCCCGCATCTACATCCTCGACCGTCAGCGGCGCCCGGTCCTTCCAGGCGTCGTCGGGGAGCTGTACATCGGCGGTGCGGGCGTCACCCGGGGCTACCTGAATCGGCCGGAGCTGAACGCGGAGCGCTTCGTGGTGGACCCGTTCGCGGGCGTGCCCGAAGCGCGCATGTACGCGAGCGGCGACTTCGCCCGGTTCCTCCCGGATGGCACGCTCGCGTTCCACGGCCGCGCGGACCGACAGGTCCAGATTCGCGGCGTGCGCGTGGAGCCTGGTGAAATCGAAGCCGCGTTGGCGGCCCACCCCGACGTCACGGCGGCGGCGGTGGTGAGCGAGGCCCAGCGGCAGAATGGTGACGTTCGGCTGATTGCGTTCGCGGCCAGCGACGTGGTGCCTCAGCCTGACGCAGCGGGACTCACCCAGTATCTGGCGACGAAGCTCCCCGCGGCCTTGGTTCCCAGCCGGGTCATCGTCATCGACCGGCTTCCGCTCACGCCCAACGGGAAGGTCGACACGGCGGCGCTCGAAGCGCGTGCCGTGGAGACGCAGCCCCAGGTCGCCTCAGCCGCGCCCCGGACGCCCCATGAGGAGATTCTCGCTGGCATCTGGAGCGCGGTGCTCGGCCAGGAGCGCGTGGGCATCCACGATGACTTCTTCGACCTGGGTGGCCATTCGCTGAAAGCGACGCAGGTCATCGCGCGCACCCGAGAGGCGTTCGGCGTCGACATCCCCGTCCGGGCCATCTTCGAGCGCCGGACCATCGCGCAGCTCGCGGAGACGCTGTCGGGACAAGGCACGGCGGTCGAGTCCATCCCGCGCGTGGAGCTGACCGGGGACACGCCCGTCGCTCCGGGCCAGGAGAGCCTGTGGTTCATCGACGCGCTGGGAGGCAACAGCGCGGCGTACAACGTCCCGCTGGTGCTCCGGCTCCAGGGGACGCTCGACGGCAGCGCGCTCGCCAGGACGCTCCAGCTCCTGGTTGAACGCCATGAGGCGCTCCGGAGCACCTTCCACGACCGTGGAGGCACACCCGTCCTGCGAGTCCAGGCTCCGGCCGCCTCCGTGCTCGTGAGCGAGGATGTCTCCCCTGCCCACCTGGAAGCACGCATCGCCGAGGGGGTCTCCGCGCCGTTCTCGCTGACGGACGGCCCGCTCTTCCGCGCGCGGCACTTCAGGCTCGCGCCCGACAGTCACGTCCTGGTCCTCAACCAGCACCACATCATCGCGGACGCGTGGTCCGTCGGGGTCCTGCTGCGCGAGTTCTGCATCGTGTACGCCTCGCTGGTGGGCGGCACCGAGCCGGTCCTGCCCCCGTTGCCCGTCCGCTACGCGGACTGGGCAGCATGGCAGCGGCAGCGGCTGGAGTCGGGTCGCCTGGACGAGAGCATTGCCTTCTGGCGCGACGCCTTGAAGGACGCCCCAACGGTCCTTCCGCTTCCCACCGACCGTCCCCGTCCGGAACGGCAGCGGTTCCATGGGAAGACCCATGGATTCGTGCTGGAAGCGCCGCTGGGGCAGCGGCTCGAAGCGCTCTCCCGAAGCTCGGGCGCCTCGCTGTTCATGACCCTCCTCGGCGCCTTCGCCGCGTACCTCGGGCGCATCAGTGGCCAGGAGGACGTGGTGATTGGCTCGCCTGTCGCCAACCGCGACCGGCACGAAACGGAGGGAGTGGTCGGGTACTTCCTCAACACGCTCGCGCTCCGCGTCGACCTGTCTGGAGACCCGACGTTCTCCGAGCTGTTGCTGCGCGTCCGCAAGGCGGCGCTCGACGCCTACGCGCATCAAGACGTGCCCTTCGAGAAGCTCGTGGCCGCGCTCGAGCTGCCGCGTGGCATGGCGCACAACCCGCTCTTCCAGGTGATGTTCGTCCTCCAGGGGCAGAGCGGCGGTGAGCTCCAGCTCCCCGGTGTTCGCGCCGAGATTCAAGCGCCCGAGAGTTCGACGTCGAAGTTCGACCTCACCTTCTTCGTGGAGCCGCGCGAGGACGGACTCGCGTGCAGCATCGAGTACGACACGGACCTGTTCGACGCGGACCGGGTCGAGCGGATGGCCGCGCACCTGGGCCGGCTGCTCCAGGCCATCGCCGAGGAGCCCGAGCTCCACACCTCCGAACTCCCGCTCCTGTCGAACGAGGAGCGGCGCCTGTACGCCGACCTCAACCGCACCGAGCGCGTTTACACCGGCCGCACCCTGCCCGAGCTGTTCGAGCGGCAGGCCCAGAAGACGCCGGACGCGGTCGCGCTGGAGCACCACGGCGAGTCGCGGACCTACCGGCAGCTCAACGAGGCCGCGGAGGCCCTGGCGGACCGGCTCGGCGCCCTGGGCGTGGGCCCTGGGGCCCGGGTTTCCATCTGCCTGGACCGCTCCGTCAACGCGCTGGTCGCCCTTCTCGCGGTCCTCAAGGCTGGCGGTGCGTATGTGCCGCTCGACCCGGCGTATCCGCCCGAGCGCCTCCGCTACATGCTCGAGGACGCCAACCCGCGTGTCCTGCTCACGGAGAAGAAGTACAGCGGCCTGCTTCCGTCGCAGGGCCTGACGCAGGTCCTGCTGGATGACACGGAGGCACCGGCCGCGAAGTCGCCGCGTCCCCGAGTGGAGCCGCATCATCTGGCCTACGTCCTCTACACGTCGGGTTCGACGGGCAAGCCCAAGGGCGTGGCCATGCCGCACCGGGCGCTGGTCAACCTCATTGAGTGGCAGACCGAGCAGGCCCGGCCCCTGCGCACGCTCCAGTTCGCGCCGCTCAACTTCGACGTGTCGTTCCAGGAGACCTTCTCCACCTGGTGCTCGGGTGGCACGTTGGTCCTCATCGACGAAGGCACGCGGAGAGATCCGGACGCCCTCGCGGAGTTCCTCGATTCGGCGCGCGTGCAGCGCCTCTTCCTGCCGGCCGTGGCGCTCCACCATCTGGCGCAGGCCGCGCTGCGCACCGAGCACCGCGTGCCGGGACTCGCGGAGGTCATCACCGCGGGAGACCAACTCCGCATCACCGACCCCATCCGCCGCTGGTTCCAGGAAGGTGGCAAGCGCCTTCACAACCACTACGGCCCCACCGAGTCGCATGTGGTGACGGCGCACGAACTGGAGGGCGACGCGCGGCACTGGCCGGGCCTGCCGTCCATCGGGCGGCCCATCGCCAACGCGGCGGTCCATCTGCTCGACGCGAACCAGCGTCCCGTTCCGGTGGGTGTCCCCGGTGAGCTCTATCTGGCGGGCACATGCCTCGCGGAGGGCTACCTGTCGCGGCCGGACCTCACCGCCGAACGCTTCGTCGACCTGCCCCTGTCGCCCCCCGTGCGGGCGTACCGGACCGGCGACCTCGGCCGACTGACACGTGAGGGGACCGTCGAGTTCCTCGGCCGCGCGGACGACCAGGTGAAGATTCGCGGCTTCCGCGTGGAGCCCGGCGAGATTGAGCGCGCCCTGTGTGCCCACCCCGACGTCCGCGACGCGGCGGTCATCGTCGACGGAGATGCCACGCGGGAGAAGCGGCTCGTCGCCTACGTCGTCCCGGAGACGGCGCCGCTGGCCGCGCTGCCGGACTTCCTCGCCAGGGACCTGCCCGAGTACATGGTCCCCGCACTGTTCGTACCGCTGCCTGAGCTGCCCCGGACGCCCAGCGGCAAGGTCGCGCGCCGTGCGCTCCCCGCGCCCGTCGCGCCGGCGCAGGCCGAGAGCACGTTCGAGCCGCCCCGCACGCCCATGGAAGTGGCGGTGGCCAGGGCCTTTGAACAAGTCCTGGGCCGCGGCGCTGTCGGACGCGAACAGGACTTCTTCCAGTTGGGTGGACACTCCCTGCTCGCGATGCAGGTCGTCGCGCGGATTCGCGGCGACGTGGACGCGGAGTTCCGCGTCTCCGACCTCTTCGAGCACCCGACCATCGCCGCGCTGAGCCGGCTGCTGGACGCGCGACAAGGGAGCCAGACGCTGACGCGGTCTCGGATTGAGCCGGCCCCCGAGGGCGCTGACATTCCGCTGTCCTTCTCGCAGGAGCGGCTCTGGTTCCTGAACCAGCTCTTCCCGGAGAACTCGGCCTACAACCTGCCCATGGCGCTCCGGCTGACGGGCGCGCTGGATGCCGACGCGTTCCGGGAGAGCCTGGCGGACATCGTCCAGCGCCACCCCGTCCTCGGCATGCGCTTCGTCGAGCGCAATGGGGGCGTGTGGCAGGAGCCGCGGCCCCAGCGCACGGTGCCCTTCGAACAGGTGACGCTGGGAGCGACTTCGCCCGAGGCGCTCCGTGGCCTCATCGATGCAGAGGCGGCACGCCCCTTCGACCTGTCGAACGGCCCGCTGTTCCGCGCGAAGCTCTTCCGGCTCGGAGACACCGAGCACGTGGTCGTCGCGACGCTGCACCACACCGTCGGTGACGGCTGGTCCATCAGCGTGCTCGCGCGCGAGCTGTCCCTGCTCTATGCGGGGCGCGTCTCGGGCCAGCCGGTGTCCTTGTCCCCGCTCACGGTCGACTACCTGGACTACGCGTACCAGCAGCGGCGGCACCTCCAGGGCGAGGTGCTCGCGCAGCGTCTCGACCACTGGCGGCAGGTGCTGCGGGGTGCGCCTTCGGCCCTGGACCTGCCGATGGACCGCCCTCGCCCCGCCAAGGCGAGCATGCGTGGCGCCACCGAGCGCATCTCGCTGGGCCACGCGCTGAGCGGCGCCATCGAAGCCCTGAGCCTGCGCACCGGCGGAACGAGCTTCATGGTGCTCCTGGGAGGATTCGCGGCGTACCTCGCGCGCATCACCGGGCAGGAAGACATCGTCATCGGAACGCCCGTGGCCAACCGCGACCACGCGGAGCTGGAGCCGCTGATTGGCTTCTTCGTCGGGACGCTGCCGTTGCGCGTCGACCTCTCCGGAGACCCGACCTTCGAGGAGCTGGTGACCCGCGCCCGGGGCACCGCGCTGGACGCATTCGCGTACCAGGATGTCCCGCTCGAAAAAATCGTGGAGGCGGTCAACGTCGAGCGGAGCCTGAGCCACGCGCCCCTGTTCCAGGTGATGCTGGCACTCCAGAACACGCCCGCCGGTCAGTTGAGCCTGCCAGGGCTGACCTTGGAGCCCATGGCACTCGAGTTGGGCACGTCGAAGTTCGACCTCTCCCTCTCGTTCGAGCCCACGCCCGAGGGCCTGACCGGCGTCATCGAATACAGCACGGACCTCTTCGATGCCTGGCGCATCCAGGCGATGGTGCGGCAACTGACCGGCTTCCTCACGCGGCTCGTCGCCACCCCGCACGCGCGGATTTCGGAAGTCGACCTGCTGAGTGACGGGGAGCACGCGGCGCTCAGCCCCCGGGCGCCCGAGCCGATGCCTCGGCTCCCGGCCGTGCATCAGGTCATCGAGGAGCAAGCGCGGAAGACGCCCGAGGCCATCGCCGTCGAGGCCGAGGACGGCGCGCTGACGTACGCGGCCTTGGAGGCGCGGGCCAACGCCGTCGCCCAGGCGCTGGTGCGGCGTGGCGTCACGCCAGGAGCGCTCGTCGCGCTGGCGGTGGAGCGCTCCGCCGGGATGATGGCGGGACTGCTGGGCATCCTCAAAGCCGGGGCGGCCTATGTCCCGCTCGACCCTGCATACCCGCGCGAGCGTCTGGCCTTCATGCTCGAGGACAGCGGCGCCCACCTGGTCATCACCCAGGCGCACCTCGCGGACACCTTCGCGAGCGCCGAGGTGCTCGTGCTGTCGGAGGACACACAGGACACGTTCGACGCGCGAAGCGGAGACCTGGCCTACTGCCTGTTCACCTCGGGCTCGACGGGCCAGCCCAAGGGCGTGCTGATTGAGCACCCCAGCCTCGCCAACCACATGCAGTGGATGGCGGAAGCGTTGCCGCTCAGCCCCACGGACCGGGTCCTGCAACGCACCTCGCTCAGCTTCGACGCGTCCGTGTGGGAGCTGTTCGCGCCACTGATGGCGGGAGCCCGGCTGGTGCTCGCCCCCAAGGGCCTCACCGCCGACACGGAGCACCTGGTTCGCGTGCTCCAGGAGCGCGGCATCACCGTGCTCCAACTGGTGCCTTCGTTGCTCACGGCGTTGGTGGAGGAGCCTGGGCTCGAGAGCGTCTCGACGCTCCGGCGCGTGTGCGTGGGCGGTGAGCCCCTGCCCTCCGCGACGGTCCGCAAGCTCTTCAGCCGCTCGAAGGCCGAGGTCTGGAACTTCTACGGGCCGACCGAGGCAACCATCGAGGCGGTCGTCCACCGCTGCGACCCGGATTCGGTCGGCGTCCATGGCCCCACGGAGCCCATTGGCCGGCCCATCCTCCAGATGGAGGCGCTGGTCCTCGACGCGAAGCTGCGGCCCGTGCCCGTGGGCGTCCCAGGAGAACTCTACCTGGCGGGCCCCGGCCTCGCCCGGGGCTACCTGAAGCGCCCCGAGCTGACCGCGTCGCGCTTCATCGAGCACACCTTCCCGGGCGGCCCCACGCTCCGCATGTACCGGACGGGCGACGTGGTCCGCCGCACACCGGATGGGACGCTCCTCTTCGTGGGCCGAGCGGACCGCCAGGTCAAGCTGCGCGGCCACCGCATCGAGCTGGGCGAGGTCGAGGCCGCCATTGCCCGGCATCCGTCCGTGCGAGACGCCGCGGCGCTGGTGCGAGGCACCGGTGGCGACGCGCGGCTGGTGGCCTTCGTGACGTCCCAGGACGCCGCGACACGCCCGGAGGCCGCCGAGCTGCGCGCCTTCGTGGAGCAGCAGCTCACGGCCTCCATGGTTCCCGGACAGTTCGTCTTCTTGGAGGATCTGCCCCACGCCCCCAACGGCAAGGTGGACCATCGCGAGCTGGCCGCGATGCCCATCGACGAGGCGCGCGTCACGCGTCCGGAAGGCCTGCCGCGCGACGCCATGGAGCTGGAGACGGTGCGTCTCTTCGAGGAAGTGCTGGGGATGCGCGCGGTGGGCATCCACGACAGCTTCTTCGACCTCGGCGGCCACTCCATGCTCGCGCTCAAGCTGAAGCTGGCGGTGGAGAAGCGGCTGAACCGTCCCTTCCCCCTGGTGTCCCTGTTCCAGAATCCGACGCCGGCCCAGCTCGCCAAGGTCCTCCGCACGGGCGACGCGAAGGCGTCACCGCTGGTCCCTCTGACGCCCGCCGCCCACGCGATGATGTCGCCAGCGGCGGAGCCGTCAGCGGCCCCGTCCACGCCCGTGCTCTACCTGATCCCCGGGGGCGGCTCGACGCCATTCTACCTGCTCTCCCTGGCTCGGCATCTGGAAGGCGCCGCGGTGTTCGGGCTCCAGCCGCAGGGTCTGGACGGCGAGGCGCCTCCCCACGAGACGGTGGAGGCCATCGCCACGTGGTACGCGGACGCGATCATCGCCGTGCAGCCCCAGGGCCCCTACAGCATCGGTGGCCATTCGCTGGGCGGGCACATCGCCTATGAGCTCGCGCAAGAGCTCCAGGCCCGTGGCAAGGTCGTCAGTGTCGTCGCGATGCTCGACACCGTGGCGCCCTTCCCGGAGGCGACGCAGCCCCTGAGCAACAACTGGGACACCGCGCAGTGGATGGTCCACCTGGGCGGCGTCATGGAAGGCTTCTTCAACGTGAAGCTGGACCTCGTCCTGCCGGACATTCAGGCCATGGATGAGGACCAGCGCCTGCGGTTCTTCGTGACGCGGCTCCAGGCCGTGGCCGTCCTTCCGGAAGGCGCGCAGCCCAGCCACGTGCAGGGCATCCTCAACGTCGCCCGCGCCCATGACGGGCTGAACTACCGGCCGCGTCGCACGCTGCCGGTGCCGCTGGTGGTCTTCCGCGCCGAGGACCGGAGCGATCCGCACCGGGCGGAGCTCGACGCCCTCCTGGAGGACACGACATTGGGCTGGAGCCGCTTCACGAACACCGACTGCGCGTCCCACCCTGTCCCCGGGACCCACCTGTCCCTCATCCGCGACCCGCACGCGGCCGTGCTCGCCCGTCACCTGCTGCCGCACCTGCCCCGTCCGACACCCGCCCCATGA